A genomic region of Streptomyces sp. NBC_00162 contains the following coding sequences:
- a CDS encoding 4'-phosphopantetheinyl transferase family protein, with protein sequence MTLLPSGASGPSGSSGLSGSSWSSGPDENGPVPINLWFCPNEDLAPGIAATLASYWLDEHEQEVAGRFLFERDRRQYLVAHALVRRVLALETGIPEAEAIIWRSSRGRPFLQMPTGGLPRGADTLDFNLSHAHAYNLLGVSREHRIGVDVERLDRGERGLENIIATFSPQEQDWIARAAPGRPRDRRALRLWTLKEAYSKARGLGLALPFDSFAFTLAEDQGVLSFRPPADDSARRWRFLEVEPVPEVLAAVAVEVDVAHLPAVHLHHGFPWGRAAPRRLVLPELAGV encoded by the coding sequence ATGACCCTGCTGCCTTCCGGGGCCTCCGGGCCTTCCGGCTCCTCCGGTCTTTCCGGGTCCTCCTGGTCCTCTGGGCCGGACGAGAACGGGCCCGTCCCGATCAACCTGTGGTTCTGTCCCAACGAGGACCTCGCCCCCGGGATCGCCGCCACCCTGGCCTCGTACTGGCTGGACGAGCACGAGCAGGAGGTCGCCGGGCGCTTCCTCTTCGAACGCGACCGCCGCCAGTACCTCGTCGCCCACGCCCTGGTGCGCCGGGTGCTGGCCCTGGAGACCGGCATCCCCGAGGCCGAGGCGATCATCTGGCGCTCCTCGCGCGGGCGGCCGTTCCTCCAGATGCCCACTGGAGGACTGCCGCGCGGCGCCGACACCCTGGACTTCAACCTCTCGCACGCCCACGCGTACAACCTGCTGGGGGTGTCCCGCGAGCACCGCATCGGCGTGGACGTCGAGCGGCTGGACCGGGGCGAACGCGGGCTGGAGAACATCATCGCGACGTTCTCCCCCCAGGAGCAGGACTGGATCGCCCGCGCCGCCCCCGGGCGGCCGCGCGACCGGCGCGCCCTGCGCCTGTGGACGCTGAAGGAGGCGTACTCCAAGGCCCGCGGCCTGGGACTCGCCCTGCCCTTCGACTCCTTCGCCTTCACCCTGGCCGAGGACCAGGGCGTGCTCTCCTTCCGGCCGCCCGCCGACGACTCGGCGCGGCGCTGGCGGTTCCTCGAGGTCGAGCCGGTGCCGGAGGTGCTGGCGGCGGTGGCGGTCGAGGTCGATGTCGCCCACCTGCCGGCGGTCCACCTGCACCACGGATTTCCGTGGGGGCGCGCCGCACCGCGCCGCCTGGTGCTGCCGGAACTCGCCGGAGTGTGA
- a CDS encoding phosphopantetheine-binding protein — translation MTNDHPADVLNDLVGVLGDVLRIKAEKIDPEQTFRTLGLDSLLVVEFVAVVNSRYGLRVRATDLYDYPTPASFAREVKRAMKSGEARPAATVLAGPGADTVPGADTAPAAPVPSVASPASAVDRVPAPEPAREPAGAPAAQQIAEVLREQLAAILCCDAWDIDTTAPFNVLGVDSIVGAEFIAVVNRTFGMKERSVLLYEHPNIAAMAAYIAVRTGAFGHEAAPVRAPELASRPAARDDLDVLLDAVREDRLSVDEALVLLARRG, via the coding sequence ATGACGAACGACCATCCTGCTGACGTGCTGAACGACCTCGTCGGGGTGCTCGGCGACGTCCTGCGGATCAAAGCGGAGAAGATCGATCCCGAGCAGACCTTCCGGACGCTGGGGCTCGACTCCCTGCTGGTCGTGGAGTTCGTGGCCGTCGTCAACAGCCGGTACGGACTGCGGGTGCGGGCGACCGACCTGTACGACTACCCGACTCCGGCGTCCTTCGCCCGGGAGGTCAAGCGGGCGATGAAAAGCGGGGAGGCCCGGCCGGCCGCCACCGTGCTCGCCGGTCCCGGCGCCGACACCGTTCCCGGCGCCGACACCGCTCCCGCAGCCCCCGTCCCCTCCGTCGCTTCTCCCGCTTCCGCCGTGGATCGGGTCCCCGCACCGGAACCCGCACGGGAACCCGCCGGGGCGCCCGCGGCGCAGCAGATCGCGGAGGTGCTGCGCGAGCAGCTCGCGGCGATCCTGTGCTGCGACGCCTGGGACATCGACACCACCGCCCCGTTCAACGTGCTGGGCGTCGACTCCATCGTGGGCGCGGAGTTCATCGCCGTCGTCAACCGCACCTTCGGCATGAAGGAGCGGTCCGTCCTGCTCTACGAACACCCCAACATCGCAGCCATGGCTGCCTACATCGCCGTGCGCACCGGAGCCTTCGGGCACGAGGCCGCCCCCGTCCGGGCGCCCGAGCTCGCCTCCCGTCCGGCGGCCCGGGACGACCTCGACGTCCTGCTGGACGCGGTCCGCGAAGACCGGCTCAGCGTGGACGAGGCGCTCGTGCTGCTCGCCCGCCGCGGCTGA
- a CDS encoding polyketide synthase, protein MDEKEVLTRFKNGHLDRAQAAALLTGTGAGARTATGTAARSGGTVPVPVAFPRPDTARERAAEVPSPTERIAVVGMAGRYPGAPDLASFWRQAREGRGSAGAPPSGRPGDERGHYLERVQDFDAGFFGIDVSEAALIDPQERLFLETAWEALEDAGCTGGRLDALTAADGTPRSVGVFTCAGTGDYALLAARTWTRERPVRLPRGGHWSLPNRFSALAGLTGPSQSVDTAESSVLVALHLAAAALRAGECAAALVGGVQLLLHPSSRRPGAGEGVGALLLKPLARALADGDTVHCVIRGSAVGHTAPGLPSAGPGRGSRAAGADEEAPGQRVLRAALRAAAVDASTVAVREDTDSVRAFVGEAGAVTAAAALTRAVLQLSHRVLVPGPGRAEAQAWEGGEPAPRRASVGAHGAGGCAAHVILEEYLPAAGSGEAAGPTGTGLTGADGAAELFVLSAPTPAHLVATARRFAALLRGAGPVPALGVLARALRTGRAAMDCRFAAVVAGAAELAEVLERFAADGGPCADLRDGGADPLGMGVVPETADYLAALWRAGHLHQVRSLWLSGLDVDWAALERAHGAGAVAVPLPASAFLRSPLWLGGEEERA, encoded by the coding sequence ATGGACGAGAAGGAAGTCCTGACCCGGTTCAAGAACGGTCATCTGGACCGGGCACAGGCGGCCGCGCTGCTGACGGGCACCGGCGCCGGTGCCCGTACCGCCACGGGTACGGCTGCCCGTAGCGGCGGCACGGTTCCGGTGCCCGTGGCGTTTCCGCGGCCGGACACCGCGCGGGAGCGGGCCGCGGAAGTGCCGTCTCCCACCGAGCGGATCGCCGTGGTCGGGATGGCCGGACGCTACCCGGGTGCGCCCGACCTCGCCTCGTTCTGGCGCCAGGCGCGCGAGGGGCGCGGCAGCGCCGGAGCGCCGCCGTCCGGGCGGCCCGGCGACGAGCGGGGCCACTACCTGGAGCGCGTCCAGGACTTCGACGCCGGGTTCTTCGGGATCGACGTGTCCGAGGCGGCCCTGATCGACCCTCAGGAACGGCTGTTCCTGGAGACGGCGTGGGAAGCGCTCGAGGACGCCGGATGCACCGGCGGCCGCCTGGACGCCCTCACCGCCGCGGACGGGACTCCGCGCAGCGTCGGGGTGTTCACCTGCGCCGGGACCGGGGACTACGCGCTGCTCGCGGCCCGGACCTGGACGCGCGAGCGGCCCGTACGGCTGCCCCGCGGCGGCCACTGGAGCCTGCCCAACCGGTTCTCGGCCCTGGCCGGCCTCACCGGCCCCAGCCAGTCGGTCGACACCGCGGAGTCCTCCGTGCTCGTCGCCCTCCACCTGGCGGCGGCCGCCCTGCGCGCCGGGGAATGCGCCGCCGCGCTCGTGGGCGGAGTCCAGCTGCTGCTGCACCCCTCCAGCCGCCGTCCCGGCGCGGGCGAGGGCGTCGGCGCGCTGCTGCTCAAGCCCCTGGCGCGGGCCCTGGCCGACGGGGACACCGTCCACTGCGTGATCCGCGGCAGCGCCGTCGGCCACACCGCACCGGGCCTCCCGTCCGCCGGACCCGGCCGCGGGTCCCGCGCCGCCGGCGCTGACGAGGAGGCTCCCGGACAGCGGGTGCTGCGCGCCGCGCTGCGGGCGGCCGCGGTGGACGCCTCCACCGTCGCCGTCCGCGAGGACACCGATTCCGTACGGGCGTTCGTGGGCGAGGCCGGGGCCGTGACCGCGGCGGCCGCGCTCACCCGGGCCGTGCTCCAGCTGAGCCACCGGGTCCTGGTGCCCGGTCCGGGCAGGGCCGAGGCGCAGGCCTGGGAGGGCGGGGAGCCGGCGCCCCGCCGGGCGTCGGTCGGGGCGCACGGAGCCGGTGGCTGCGCCGCGCACGTGATCCTCGAGGAGTACCTCCCCGCCGCCGGGTCCGGCGAGGCCGCCGGACCCACGGGGACCGGGCTCACGGGGGCCGACGGAGCCGCCGAGCTGTTCGTGCTGTCCGCGCCCACCCCCGCCCATCTCGTCGCCACCGCACGCCGGTTCGCCGCGCTGCTGCGCGGAGCCGGGCCGGTACCGGCGCTGGGGGTGCTCGCCCGCGCCCTGCGCACCGGGCGCGCCGCCATGGACTGCCGGTTCGCGGCCGTCGTCGCCGGCGCCGCCGAACTCGCGGAGGTCCTGGAGCGGTTCGCCGCGGACGGCGGCCCGTGCGCCGACCTGCGGGACGGCGGCGCGGACCCGCTGGGCATGGGCGTCGTGCCCGAGACGGCCGACTACCTCGCCGCGCTGTGGCGGGCCGGGCACCTGCACCAGGTCAGGAGCCTGTGGCTGTCCGGACTGGACGTCGACTGGGCGGCCCTGGAGCGGGCTCACGGGGCGGGCGCCGTGGCCGTGCCGCTGCCCGCGTCCGCGTTCCTGCGCTCCCCGTTGTGGCTGGGCGGCGAGGAGGAGCGGGCATGA
- a CDS encoding ScbR family autoregulator-binding transcription factor → MQERSERTRRKLVHAGAEMFHRNGYANATLGGIAAFAGVTKGALYFHFASKDELAEAVQLRGRALLDESVRERLEAGLSPLQTLVDTTHWMARTLREESAIPASFRLTKECAGLPEAVADFHQIWLAAVCGLLRQARDAGELRAEGRWESVESLVAAAACGIEAMAGTAMPYAELQRRVSGLWSLLLPILVPEGAVGEWRTEVPAPDLPARPVGGAPGHRYRTVCH, encoded by the coding sequence GTGCAGGAGAGGTCGGAGCGGACCCGCAGGAAGCTGGTGCACGCGGGGGCCGAGATGTTCCACCGCAACGGTTACGCGAACGCGACACTCGGAGGGATCGCCGCGTTCGCCGGAGTGACCAAGGGGGCGCTGTACTTCCACTTCGCCTCCAAGGACGAACTGGCGGAGGCGGTCCAGCTGCGCGGTCGCGCACTGCTGGACGAGTCGGTACGGGAACGGCTCGAAGCCGGGCTCTCTCCGCTGCAGACGCTGGTCGACACCACGCACTGGATGGCCCGCACCCTGCGGGAGGAGTCGGCGATCCCGGCGAGCTTCCGCCTCACCAAGGAGTGCGCGGGCCTTCCCGAGGCCGTCGCCGACTTCCACCAGATCTGGCTCGCGGCGGTCTGCGGGCTGCTGCGTCAGGCCCGCGACGCGGGCGAACTGCGCGCCGAGGGCCGCTGGGAGAGCGTCGAATCGCTGGTCGCCGCCGCGGCCTGCGGGATCGAGGCGATGGCCGGCACCGCGATGCCCTACGCCGAGCTGCAGCGCCGGGTCTCCGGACTGTGGTCGCTGCTGCTGCCGATCCTGGTGCCCGAGGGCGCGGTGGGGGAATGGCGCACCGAAGTGCCGGCGCCCGATCTCCCGGCCCGCCCCGTGGGCGGCGCGCCGGGCCACCGATACCGGACCGTGTGCCACTGA